The Clarias gariepinus isolate MV-2021 ecotype Netherlands chromosome 4, CGAR_prim_01v2, whole genome shotgun sequence genome window below encodes:
- the LOC128520057 gene encoding cilia- and flagella-associated protein 58-like: MEDNANTTAVDSNMFEAPEKEFQDVLIEHVGEKSLEKLSVEYEKLIAALKKSQENEKKWMTQCRDLKAQIRSDANKLEAGLQRSHKDQLSIRGLRKELSQTREMLDVAHEKEKTDKDTIKTLQQEIDDLTIRVEQGAALTAAEARCVNDLIKMKDQVTAERDELLSELMTLRDNFETATTKQLEAEEANLKNEEAILQLQQNIQECQNECLKEIQQKEKLEEELKELHADVEAQLLEIKTLGIQCHDSNEERQRLEQQLQEQKILNERVSNDLEKMQVRNTKLQHENEQKTLSVEMLNVENTQQASELRMVKEKVSQMNQEFSKLTKIREATDKKLHLTEDQKLEVEQQRDTLKNEITGLNKKIEMAQKQADSDKKKIDALVREKDMLSNNVKKAANATEKQLNLVKQHEQTKKTLDQKILNLQNEAQKQDKIISQLEKERLCYISKCSSLTQKVLSNKEELKVQQVESEEHKKKRVETEKKLIQQQKLSESIMAESKNCSENLHDAQNSIAELKHKVKCMSQENGQLTEEIKSKEAALVKEHLEFQRVENEKEILKAELQKMKQQGQETKQYMDNQEEQHNKLQKIIADTDAERVQQKKELENLLSQRDILGSQITRRNDELALLYEKIKIQQNIMDKGMVEYNQRMEDIRLLKMEISKLQKEKTDLQQTMSEMEDLRIELDHVQKELLKEQAKCRSLQEELENPMNVHRWRILEASDPNTFELIQKIHSLQRSLLTKNKELAEKESLLQENKKLYVQLKHTFDLQPGPEAAEQLQLYKQKLREKNKQVKALSAEINMYKSRSEEKS; this comes from the coding sequence ATGGAGGACAATGCAAATACTACAGCAGTGGATAGTAACATGTTCGAAGCTCCAGAGAAGGAATTTCAGGATGTATTAATTGAACATGTAGGAGAGAAGAGTCTTGAGAAGTTAAGTGTAGAATATGAAAAGCTAATTGCAGCTCTGAAGAAGTCGCAAGAGAACGAGAAGAAGTGGATGACACAATGCCGAGATCTGAAAGCACAAATAAGGTCAGACGCCAACAAACTAGAGGCAGGATTGCAGCGATCTCACAAAGACCAGCTCAGCATTAGAGGACTGAGAAAGGAACTCAGCCAAACTCGTGAAATGTTGGATGTGGCTCATGAGAAGGAGAAGACAGATAAAGACACAATTAAGACTCTACAGCAGGAAATAGATGATCTTACTATACGTGTTGAGCAAGGAGCTGCTTTAACTGCAGCTGAAGCGCGATGTGTAAATGATCTAATAAAAATGAAGGACCAGGTAACAGCTGAGAGAGATGAGCTTCTCTCTGAGTTAATGACTCTCCGAGACAATTTTGAAACGGCCACGACTAAGCAACTTGAGGCTGAGGAGGCAAACTTGAAGAATGAAGAAGCCATCTTGCAGCTGCAGCAGAACATCCAAGAGTGTCAGAATGAGTGCTTGAAGGAGATCCAGCAGAAAGAGAAGCTGGAAGAAGAATTAAAAGAGCTCCATGCAGATGTAGAAGCCCAGCTTTTGGAAATTAAAACACTGGGCATACAATGTCATGACAGCAATGAGGAGCGGCAAAGGCTGGAGCAGCAGCTCCAGGAGCAAAAGATTCTAAATGAGAGAGTCTCCAATGACCTGGAGAAGATGCAAGTGCGTAATACCAAACTCCAGCATGAGAATGAACAGAAAACGCTCAGCGTAGAGATGCTCAATGTGGAGAATACTCAACAAGCATCTGAACTTAGAATGGTTAAAGAGAAGGTGAGTCAAATGAACCAGGAGTTTTCAAAGCTGACTAAGATAAGGGAGGCCACTGACAAGAAGTTACACCTGACAGAGGACCAAAAGCTGGAGGTGGAACAGCAGAGAGACACACTAAAGAATGAGATAactggtttaaataaaaaaattgaaatggcACAAAAACAGGCTGACagtgataagaaaaaaatagatgcTTTGGTCCGGGAAAAAGACATGCTAAGTAACAATGTAAAAAAGGCAGCAAATGCCACTGAGAAGCAGTTAAACCTGGTCAAGCAGCATGAACAGACAAAGAAGACACTGGATCAGAAAATTCTCAACCTCCAAAACGAGGCACAGAAGCAGGATAAGATCATTTCTCAGCTGGAAAAGGAGCGGCTTTGCTACATTAGCAAATGCAGTAGCCTCACACAGAAAGTTTTATCAAATAAAGAGGAGCTTAAAGTGCAACAGGTGGAGAGTGAGGAACACAAGAAGAAGAGAGTcgagacagaaaaaaagctcATTCAGCAACAGAAGCTCAGCGAGTCCATCATGGCTGAAAGCAAAAATTGTAGCGAAAATCTGCATGATGCACAAAATAGCATAGCAGAATTGAAGCATAAGGTGAAATGCATGAGCCAAGAAAATGGTCAGCTTACAGAGGAGATCAAAAGCAAAGAGGCAGCACTGGTCAAAGAGCATCTAGAATTCCAGCGTGTAGAGAATGAAAAGGAAATTCTAAAGGCTGAGCTGCAGAAAATGAAGCAACAGGGCCAAGAGACCAAGCAGTATATGGACAATCAGGAAGAACAACACAACAAGTTGCAGAAAATCATAGCAGATACTGATGCTGAGAGGGTGCAGCAGAAAAAAGAACTGGAAAACCTACTTAGTCAGAGGGACATTCTCGGAAGTCAGATCACACGGCGTAATGATGAACTGGCACTGCTTTATGAAAAGATTAAAATCCAGCAGAACATTATGGACAAGGGCATGGTCGAATACAATCAGAGGATGGAGGACATCCGCCTTCTCAAAATGGAGATCAGCAAGCTGCAGAAGGAGAAAACGGACCTACAACAGACTATGTCTGAGATGGAAGACCTCAGGATAGAGCTGGACCATGTGCAAAAGGAGCTACTTAAGGAACAAGCAAAGTGTCGAAGTTTGCAAGAAGAACTTGAAAATCCAATGAATGTTCATCGTTGGAGAATACTGGAGGCAAGTGATCCAAATACCTTCGAGCTGATTCAGAAGATTCATTCTCTTCAGCGGAGTCTCTTAACCAAAAATAAAGAGCTAGCTGAGAAAGAGTCTCTGCTCCAGGAGAATAAGAAGCTGTATGTGCAACTAAAGCACACATTTGATCTTCAGCCTGGTCCAGAGGCAGCTGAACAGCTTCAGCTCTACAAGCAAAAgctaagggaaaaaaacaaacaggtcaAGGCACTGTCAGCCGAAATTAACATGTACAAGTCTCGGTCAGAGGAGAAATCCTGA